A region from the Brassica napus cultivar Da-Ae chromosome C8, Da-Ae, whole genome shotgun sequence genome encodes:
- the LOC106420145 gene encoding proliferating cell nuclear antigen, with protein sequence MLELRLVQGSLLKKVLESIKDLVNDANFDCSTTGFSLQAMDSSHVALVSLLLRSEGFEHYRCDRNLSMGMNLGNMSKMLKCAGNDDIITIKADDGGDTVTFMFESPKQDKIADFEMKLMDIDSEHLGIPDAEYHSIVRMPSNEFSRICKDLSTIGDTVVISVTKEGVKFSTAGDIGTANIVLRQNTTVDKPEDAIVIEMNEPVSLSFALRYMNSFTKATPLSDTVTISLSSELPVVVEYKVAEMGYIRYYLAPKIEEDEEDKA encoded by the exons ATGTTGGAGCTACGTCTAGTTCAAGGCTCTCTCTTGAAGAAGGTGCTCGAATCGATCAAGGATCTCGTCAACGACGCCAACTTCGACTGCTCCACCACCGGCTTCTCCCTCCAAGCCATGGACTCCAGCCACGTGGCGCTCGTCTCCCTCCTGCTCAGATCCGAGGGCTTCGAGCACTACCGCTGCGACCGTAACCTCTCCATGGGGATGAACCTCGGTAACATGTCGAAGATGCTCAAATGCGCCGGAAATGACGACATCATCACCATCAAAGCCGATGACGGCGGCGACACCGTCACCTTCATGTTCGAGAGTCCCA agCAAGACAAGATTGCAGATTTTGAGATGAAGCTGATGGATATAGACAGTGAGCATTTGGGTATACCTGATGCTGAGTATCATTCGATCGTGAGGATGCCGTCTAATGAGTTCTCTAGGATTTGCAAAGATCTCAGTACCATCGGTGACACTG TTGTGATATCTGTGACTAAAGAAGGGGTTAAGTTCTCTACTGCTGGTGACATTGGGACAGCTAACATTGTGTTGAGACAGAACACAACTGTTGACAAG CCGGAAGATGCAATTGTGATTGAGATGAACGAGCCAGTGTCACTCTCGTTTGCGCTGAGGTACATGAACTCCTTCACAAAGGCAACTCCTTTGTCGGACACGGTGACGATCAGCTTATCGTCTGAGCTGCCAGTTGTGGTGGAGTATAAGGTAGCTGAGATGGGTTACATTCGTTACTACTTGGCTCCTAagattgaagaagatgaagaagacaagGCCTAG
- the LOC106420144 gene encoding leucine-rich repeat extensin-like protein 3: protein MASSSSEPLELIVNVLSAKHLKNVNWRNGDLKPYVVLYLDSDHRLSTRSDDSTKPVWNERITLPLTRSVHESVLSVEIFHSNSSDLAKALVGSVRFPLVRLVDYEGAFNSLELIRPSGRTQGKIRLKLEIKERPIPPQNYYSAPNGLQPIQAQNFYSAPEGNRYYSPPPAPITSPSPQRDYRDFSPYPFTDHYYSRFYYPPPPPPPRSMYDRASNYSLPRVPSAPVDHNPLPPRFPNYPPPPSGPPSAPVDAFPVNDAPSAPVDAFPANEYKPQDPPVSSRFSSYGVPSGPSAPVDYSPYDHRQLQKTMGGLSLEEERAVAAERSESEFGAGPSNSYCRDYRREC from the coding sequence ATGGCTTCTTCCTCGTCTGAGCCACTTGAACTAATCGTCAACGTCCTCTCAGCCAAGCACTTGAAGAACGTCAACTGGCGCAACGGAGACCTGAAACCCTACGTCGTTCTGTACCTCGACTCGGATCACCGCCTCTCCACTCGCTCCGATGATTCGACTAAACCGGTGTGGAACGAGCGGATCACTCTTCCTCTCACCAGATCCGTCCACGAATCGGTCCTCAGCGTCGAGATTTTTCATTCTAACTCGTCGGATCTGGCGAAGGCACTCGTCGGATCGGTTAGGTTTCCGTTGGTTCGATTAGTTGACTACGAGGGGGCGTTTAACTCGCTCGAGCTGATCCGTCCCTCGGGTCGGACCCAAGGGAAGATTCGCTTGAAGCTCGAGATCAAGGAGCGGCCGATCCCACCTCAAAATTACTATTCTGCCCCTAATGGTTTACAGCCGATCCAAGCTCAAAATTTCTATTCTGCCCCTGAAGGAAACCGTTATTACTCCCCACCTCCAGCTCCGATCACCTCGCCGTCTCCTCAGCGCGATTACAGAGACTTCTCACCTTATCCATTCACTGATCACTACTATTCCAGATTCTACTACCCTCCCCCTCCTCCTCCGCCACGTTCTATGTACGATCGTGCCTCCAATTACAGCCTGCCGCGTGTCCCATCTGCTCCCGTTGATCACAATCCTCTTCCTCCTCGGTTTCCCAACTACCCTCCACCGCCCAGTGGCCCGCCATCAGCTCCCGTCGATGCCTTTCCGGTGAACGACGCTCCATCAGCTCCCGTTGATGCCTTTCCGGCGAACGAGTACAAGCCGCAAGACCCACCTGTGAGCTCGAGATTCTCCAGTTATGGAGTGCCAAGTGGCCCATCGGCGCCGGTGGATTACTCTCCTTACGATCACAGGCAGTTGCAGAAGACGATGGGTGGGTTGAGCTTGGAGGAAGAGAGGGCTGTTGCGGCGGAGAGGTCTGAGAGCGAGTTTGGAGCTGGGCCGAGCAACAGCTACTGCCGTGACTATCGCCGTGAATGTTAG
- the LOC125591352 gene encoding josephin-like protein, which yields MSATGTKRINTETTPVQRDASAKQTATKGPYGGKNPGCTTSCGLRLPRKTEASAARWIKHLGCKFAKGLRLVVMRKKRESPASKVSSSSSSGRSQPSIMPISNDSHRSEAIEDCIEFINSSSSFTRSNSTS from the coding sequence ATGTCAGCTACTGGAACAAAACGAATCAATACAGAGACTACACCGGTTCAGAGAGATGCCTCGGCTAAGCAGACCGCAACCAAGGGACCTTATGGTGGTAAGAACCCCGGATGCACAACGAGCTGCGGATTGAGGTTACCAAGGAAAACAGAGGCCTCAGCAGCAAGATGGATTAAGCATCTTGGCTGTAAATTTGCAAAAGGTTTGCGTCTAGTggtgatgaggaagaagagagagtcTCCAGCGTCcaaggtttcttcttcttcctcctcaggGAGATCTCAGCCGTCAATCATGCCAATAAGCAATGACAGTCATAGATCAGAGGCTATAGAAGACTGCATAGAGTTCATCAACTCATCATCCTCCTTCACCAGATCAAACTCTACTTCTTAG
- the LOC106419816 gene encoding GDP-mannose transporter GONST2 isoform X2 has product MTDVEREAIVNDESEPNRFSDNASKSLVCQLHSGFSERFLRWRRRYLPVGGGTRRGHGSVKLSGPLVSGAAYCVSSCSMIIMNKIVLSSYNFNAGVSLMLYQNLISCLVVAILKLSGVVSVERFNWKLIRVWMPVNVIFVGMLISGMYSLKYINVAMVTILKNATNIITAIGELYMFRKRQNNKVWAAMFMMIISAISGGITDLTFNAVGYTWQTANCVLTASYSLTLRRVMEKAKQSTKSGSLNEVSMVLLNNLLSLPFGIILIILLGEWRYVISTDVTQDAMFWVAATASGFLGLAISFTSMWFLHQTGPTTLVGSLNKVPISLSGLVLFDVPLSLPNLFSILFGLFAGVVFARAKMS; this is encoded by the exons ATGACTGATGTGGAACGTGAAGCGATTGTTAACGATGAATCAGAGCCGAATCGATTCAGTGATAATGCTAGTAAAAGCCTTGTCTGTCAACTTCATAGTGGCTTTAGTGAAAG GTTTCTCAGATGGAGACGGAGGTATCTTCCCGTTGGTGGAGGTACCAGACGTGGCCACGGTTCAGTGAAGCTTTCGGGACCTCTTGTTTCTGGAGCAGCTTACTGTGTCTCTTCCTGCAGCATGATAATTATGAATAAGATTGTTCTCTCCAGCTATAATTTCAACGCAGGAGTCTCTTTGATGTTGTATCAA AACTTGATCAGCTGTTTGGTGGTAGCTATACTAAAACTCTCTGGAGTGGTTTCAGTGGAAAGATTTAACTGGAAGTTGATAAGAGTGTGGATGCCTGTTAATGTTATCTTTGTGGGCATGCTCATCTCAGGAATGTACAG TTTGAAATACATAAACGTTGCTATGGTGACTATACTGAAGAATGCAACGAATATTATTACAGCGATAGGGGAGTTATACATGTTCCGAAAAAGGCAGAATAACAAGGTTTGGGCTGCAATGTTCATGATG ATCATCTCTGCAATTAGCGGAGGCATCACGGATCTTACATTCAACGCGGTAGGGTACACGTGGCAGACTGCCAACTGCGTTCTAACTGCAAGTTATTCA CTTACTCTGCGCCGAGTCATGGAGAAAGCAAAACAGTCCACAAAGTCTGGGTCCCTTAATGAGGTGTCAATGGTGCTGCTGAATAATCTCTTGTCACTGCCTTTTGGCATAATCCTTATCATCTTACTGGGTGAATGGAGATACGTAATAAGCAC GGATGTGACACAAGATGCAATGTTTTGGGTAGCCGCAACAGCAAGTGGCTTCCTTGGTCTGGCCATCAGCTTCACTTCGATGTGGTTCTTGCATCAAACCGGACCCACAAC TCTGGTGGGTTCATTAAACAAGGTTCCGATATCATTATCTGGTCTTGTACTCTTTGATGTCCCTCTCAGTCTCCCAAATTTGTTCAGCATACTTTTTG gTTTATTTGCTGGTGTTGTCTTTGCCAGAGCCAAAATGTCATAA
- the LOC106419816 gene encoding GDP-mannose transporter GONST2 isoform X1 codes for MTDVEREAIVNDESEPNRFSDNASKSLVCQLHSGFSERFLRWRRRYLPVGGGTRRGHGSVKLSGPLVSGAAYCVSSCSMIIMNKIVLSSYNFNAGVSLMLYQNLISCLVVAILKLSGVVSVERFNWKLIRVWMPVNVIFVGMLISGMYSLKYINVAMVTILKNATNIITAIGELYMFRKRQNNKVWAAMFMMIISAISGGITDLTFNAVGYTWQTANCVLTASYSLTLRRVMEKAKQSTKSGSLNEVSMVLLNNLLSLPFGIILIILLGEWRYVISTDVTQDAMFWVAATASGFLGLAISFTSMWFLHQTGPTTYSLVGSLNKVPISLSGLVLFDVPLSLPNLFSILFGLFAGVVFARAKMS; via the exons ATGACTGATGTGGAACGTGAAGCGATTGTTAACGATGAATCAGAGCCGAATCGATTCAGTGATAATGCTAGTAAAAGCCTTGTCTGTCAACTTCATAGTGGCTTTAGTGAAAG GTTTCTCAGATGGAGACGGAGGTATCTTCCCGTTGGTGGAGGTACCAGACGTGGCCACGGTTCAGTGAAGCTTTCGGGACCTCTTGTTTCTGGAGCAGCTTACTGTGTCTCTTCCTGCAGCATGATAATTATGAATAAGATTGTTCTCTCCAGCTATAATTTCAACGCAGGAGTCTCTTTGATGTTGTATCAA AACTTGATCAGCTGTTTGGTGGTAGCTATACTAAAACTCTCTGGAGTGGTTTCAGTGGAAAGATTTAACTGGAAGTTGATAAGAGTGTGGATGCCTGTTAATGTTATCTTTGTGGGCATGCTCATCTCAGGAATGTACAG TTTGAAATACATAAACGTTGCTATGGTGACTATACTGAAGAATGCAACGAATATTATTACAGCGATAGGGGAGTTATACATGTTCCGAAAAAGGCAGAATAACAAGGTTTGGGCTGCAATGTTCATGATG ATCATCTCTGCAATTAGCGGAGGCATCACGGATCTTACATTCAACGCGGTAGGGTACACGTGGCAGACTGCCAACTGCGTTCTAACTGCAAGTTATTCA CTTACTCTGCGCCGAGTCATGGAGAAAGCAAAACAGTCCACAAAGTCTGGGTCCCTTAATGAGGTGTCAATGGTGCTGCTGAATAATCTCTTGTCACTGCCTTTTGGCATAATCCTTATCATCTTACTGGGTGAATGGAGATACGTAATAAGCAC GGATGTGACACAAGATGCAATGTTTTGGGTAGCCGCAACAGCAAGTGGCTTCCTTGGTCTGGCCATCAGCTTCACTTCGATGTGGTTCTTGCATCAAACCGGACCCACAACGTACAG TCTGGTGGGTTCATTAAACAAGGTTCCGATATCATTATCTGGTCTTGTACTCTTTGATGTCCCTCTCAGTCTCCCAAATTTGTTCAGCATACTTTTTG gTTTATTTGCTGGTGTTGTCTTTGCCAGAGCCAAAATGTCATAA
- the BNAA09G49560D gene encoding uncharacterized protein BNAA09G49560D: MGMKIATTSTLHQCVAHHSSSLSQTLSSSTVSSLSKRRSIGNNGRSLSCELWESSRHTKTHLLRRAFSTSVDPFSEEEFSKKMQELSLKFQVSNEEDNDIFGSHDFSIMDTMKPPWHETVQMSTIERKANSVELPLSLRIIKRKLKMEEEVIKQVGESSAVKRAFSSMVFMIRELQSFTLHMRELLLFEDLQGVLLRVRKEMHASFVWLFQQVFSTTPTLMVSVMILLANFTVYSIGTNSALAAVSLSFDTTETNAGLDKGTYSATTQNLLFFNKSHEKFDSSVIKTFSVSSPTDGGSGGNNIRPVQSGTDGDGSDKFRMLSQFSTSDSDVSASGQEEIKQWNLILEESEKMETLDHETMKQMVSPVEARVEAEESMDYFKTELLYQTGLSQQPHNVLLLANYAQFLYLIIHDYDRAEKYFKRAAKAEPTDAEALNKYATFLWKARNDIGRAEETFLEAISADPTNSFYSANYAHFLWNTGGDETCFPLDAPPQR; encoded by the exons atgggCATGAAAATAGCTACAACCTCAACTTTGCATCAATGTGTAGCTCATCACTCCTCTTCCCTGTCTCAAACCCTATCTTCCTCCACCGTTTCATCTCTTTCAAAACGACGTAGCATCGGCAACAACGGACGCTCTCTGTCCTGTGAGCTCTGGGAATCATCGAGACACACCAAAACTCACTTGCTTCGCAGAGCTTTTAGCACAAGCGTCGACCCCTTCTCAGAGGAGGAGTTTTCAAAAAAGATGCAAGAGCTTTCTCTCAAGTTCCAAGTCTCCAACGAAGAGGACAACGACATCTTTGGAAGTCATGACTTCAGTATAATGGACACAATGAAACCACCTTGGCATGAGACGGTCCAAATGTCAACCATCGAGAGGAAAGCAAACAGTGTCGAACTTCCTCTCTCGCTTCGGATTATAAAGAGAAAGCTAAAGATGGAGGAAGAAGTTATCAAACAAGTCGGTGAATCATCAGCTGTGAAGAGAGCCTTCTCTTCTATGGTGTTCATGATCCGTGAACTCCAGAGCTTCACATTACACATGAGAGAGCTTCTTCTCTTCGAAGATCTCCAAGGTGTCCTCCTTCGCGTGAGGAAAGAGATGCATGCATCGTTCGTTTGGTTGTTCCAACAAGTTTTCTCTACCACTCCTACGTTGATGGTCTCTGTTATGATCCTCTTAGCCAACTTCACGGTTTACTCTATCGGCACAAACTCCGCCTTAGCTGCCGTATCTTTGAGTTTCGACACGACGGAGACCAATGCCGGCTTAGATAAGGGGACATACAGTGCAACCACTCAAAACctcttattttttaataa gTCCCATGAGAAGTTCGACTCCTCAGTGATCAAGACATTCTCTGTTTCTTCTCCCACCGACGGCGGCAGCGGTGGGAACAACATCCGGCCGGTACAAAGCGGAACAGACGGCGATGGGTCTGACAAGTTCAGAATGTTATCTCAGTTTTCAACTTCGGATTCAGACGTATCTGCGTCGGGACAAGAAGAGATTAAACAGTGGAACTTGATCTTGGAGGAGTCGGAGAAAATGGAAACGTTGGATCACGAGACGATGAAGCAGATGGTGTCTCCGGTGGAGGCACGAGTAGAAGCTGAAGAGTCAATGGATTACTTCAAGACGGAGCTTCTCTACCAAACGGGGTTGTCTCAGCAGCCTCATAACGTTCTCCTTCTCGCTAATTACGCTCAGTTTCTCTACCTAATCATTCATGACTACGACAG AGCGGAAAAGTATTTCAAGAGAGCGGCAAAAGCAGAGCCAACAGACGCGGAGGCGCTGAATAAATACGCGACGTTTCTGTGGAAAGCTAGGAACGATATAGGGAGAGCAGAGGAAACGTTCTTGGAAGCAATCTCTGCTGATCCAACCAACTCATTTTACTCCGCTAACTACGCACATTTTCTTTGGAACACCGGTGGTGATGAGACGTGTTTCCCTCTAGATGCTCCACCGCAACGGTAA
- the LOC106420034 gene encoding B3 domain-containing protein REM9-like, with protein METPREPHFFKPLLPGFQSGVAIPLDFYSKHIQGAEINKPWKLRSDASDQIWEVIREGRTLTKGWKEFTEAHDLRIGDIVIFKHKGDMVFHVTPFGPSCCEIQYTHPHIVKEEADADDAPTFSYDYCFLAEVTPTNQKDDKMFLPVEAMRCGALNQQCKEVKLVNKEGKSWTARFGFSESDGAYYISRGWKKFCRDNRCTNGDLFVFNVVGDGTTTPLLCVCPERKECTELLIKHFSRIDGSIASTSRN; from the exons ATGGAAACTCCCCGAGAACCTCATTTCTTCAAGCCTCTTCTTCCTGGTTTTCAAAGTGGCGTCGCAATACCACTTGACTTCTACTCAAAACACATACAAGGGGCTGAGATCAATAAACCATGGAAGCTAAGATCGGACGCTTCGGATCAAATTTGGGAggtgatccgagaaggcaggaCACTCACCAAAGGTTGGAAAGAGTTCACCGAAGCACATGATCTTCGAATCGGTGACATTGTCATCTTCAAACACAAAGGAGACATGGTCTTTCATGTGACTCCTTTTGGTCCTAGCTGTTGTGAGATTCAGTATACACATCCTCACATCGTTAAGGAAGAAGCCGACGCGGATGATGCTCCTACTTTCTCATACGACTACTGCTTCTTGGCTGAGGTTACTCCTACAAATCAAAAGGACGACAAAATG TTTCTTCCTGTGGAAGCTATGAGGTGTGGTGCTTTGAACCAACAATGCAAAGAGGTCAAACTTGTCAACAAGGAGGGAAAGTCATGGACTGCGCGCTTCGGATTTAGCGAATCAGACGGCGCATATTACATCAGCAGAGGGTGGAAAAAGTTCTGTCGTGATAACAGATGCACCAACGGAGATTTGTTTGTGTTCAACGTGGTTGGAGACGGGACGACAACTCCATTACTGTGTGTATGTCCGGAAAGGAAGGAGTGTACTGAACTACTGATCAAGCACTTCAGCAGAATCGATG GTAGCATTGCTTCTACCTCACGAAATTAG